Proteins encoded by one window of Porphyromonas vaginalis:
- a CDS encoding aspartate-semialdehyde dehydrogenase — translation MKIAIVGASGAVGREFLRLLEHRDFPIDELRLFGSSRSAGSEITFRGKEYKIKLLAQNDDFKDIDIAFVSAGGQTALDFASTITKHGALMIDNSSAFRMDPDVPLVVPEVNGADALNPAKRIIANPNCSTIQMIVALAPIHALSPIERVHVATYQAASGAGHDAMLELEGQVRDQALGKPLQTKAFGNQLLYNLIPQIDVFTDNDYTKEEMKMYNETCKILHDDQIRVSATCVRVPVLRAHSEAIWVKCADPLTVEEVREAMSKQKGLLLMDDPAKRSYPMPLHCSMQEPVYVGRLRADLAEPGCVTFWCVADQIMKGAALNAIQIAEYLIQEGTFAK, via the coding sequence ATGAAGATAGCTATAGTAGGTGCCAGTGGAGCTGTGGGGCGTGAGTTCCTACGTCTCTTAGAGCATCGAGACTTCCCGATTGATGAGCTACGACTCTTTGGCTCGTCTCGCAGTGCTGGCAGTGAGATTACTTTCCGTGGTAAGGAATACAAGATAAAGCTCCTAGCCCAAAACGATGACTTTAAGGACATCGACATCGCTTTTGTCTCTGCTGGAGGGCAGACGGCTCTAGACTTCGCCAGTACGATCACGAAGCATGGTGCTCTGATGATCGACAATTCGAGTGCCTTCCGTATGGACCCTGATGTACCTCTCGTCGTGCCTGAGGTCAATGGAGCTGATGCGCTAAACCCTGCCAAGCGGATCATCGCCAACCCGAACTGCAGCACGATCCAGATGATCGTGGCACTGGCTCCGATCCACGCGCTGAGCCCGATAGAGCGTGTCCATGTGGCTACCTACCAGGCTGCTAGCGGTGCGGGTCACGATGCGATGCTAGAGCTGGAGGGGCAGGTGCGTGACCAAGCGTTGGGCAAGCCACTACAGACGAAGGCTTTTGGCAATCAACTCCTATATAACCTCATTCCGCAGATCGACGTCTTTACGGACAATGACTACACAAAGGAGGAGATGAAGATGTACAATGAGACCTGCAAGATCCTGCACGACGATCAGATACGCGTCAGTGCTACCTGCGTACGCGTCCCCGTGCTGCGTGCTCACAGCGAGGCTATCTGGGTGAAGTGCGCTGATCCGCTTACGGTCGAAGAGGTGCGCGAAGCAATGTCAAAGCAGAAGGGACTACTCCTGATGGATGACCCCGCCAAGCGTAGCTATCCGATGCCTCTACACTGCTCTATGCAGGAGCCAGTCTATGTGGGACGTCTGAGGGCTGACCTCGCCGAGCCAGGCTGTGTCACCTTCTGGTGCGTGGCTGACCAGATCATGAAGGGCGCTGCGCTCAATGCTATTCAGATTGCTGAGTACCTGATTCAGGAGGGCACTTTTGCTAAGTAA
- a CDS encoding DUF5063 domain-containing protein, producing the protein MEQTSESNPQELVAFLTLCKDYCALIEHASEYSRADFVQRTYGYLPEIFSYLSQMPATSTEELEDWLTGYTQVISDETVSYYEEQVRALLGEELDLFLHYPVGITQDGELQPERLSRLLVLIYRELGTPLLVLREDAGELLVATLSILQYAFDTYLGDALLSALRVLHYHKHAEGLEEDADHWATESIQ; encoded by the coding sequence ATGGAGCAAACGAGCGAGAGCAATCCGCAGGAGCTAGTCGCCTTTCTCACGCTGTGCAAGGACTACTGCGCGCTCATAGAGCATGCGTCCGAGTATAGTCGGGCGGACTTTGTACAGCGCACGTACGGCTACCTCCCAGAGATCTTTAGCTACTTATCGCAGATGCCAGCGACCTCTACGGAGGAGCTGGAGGATTGGCTCACGGGCTACACGCAGGTGATCTCAGATGAGACGGTGAGCTACTACGAGGAGCAGGTGCGTGCGCTACTGGGCGAGGAGCTAGATCTCTTCCTCCACTACCCAGTGGGTATAACACAAGATGGCGAGCTACAGCCGGAGCGACTCTCACGCCTCTTGGTACTGATCTACCGTGAGCTGGGTACGCCACTGCTGGTGCTTCGAGAGGATGCTGGCGAGCTACTCGTTGCGACGCTCTCGATACTGCAATACGCTTTTGACACATACCTGGGTGATGCGCTCCTATCCGCCCTGCGTGTGCTGCACTATCACAAGCATGCCGAGGGGCTGGAGGAGGACGCTGACCACTGGGCTACAGAAAGCATACAATAA
- a CDS encoding 3'-5' exonuclease, producing the protein MLSSITKEEIGKLDKATFTGEIVVVDSLPQVESAVAALEQCAIIGMDTESKPVFKKYERQSVALVQLSSESCCYLFRINKIGIPPRLQGLLEREDILKVGLDLCGDRRQLRRFSPELHPQGFVDLQRLTPAYGIHDLGLQKIYAILFGEKISKRAQLTNWEAATLTPAQQSYAALDAYACLRIYHRLESEPMPLLHHFGLCPEQPS; encoded by the coding sequence GTGCTGTCATCAATTACTAAAGAGGAGATAGGCAAACTAGACAAAGCGACCTTCACTGGTGAAATCGTTGTCGTGGACTCTCTCCCGCAAGTGGAGTCTGCCGTAGCAGCTCTAGAGCAATGTGCTATAATCGGTATGGACACGGAGTCTAAGCCTGTCTTTAAGAAGTATGAGCGTCAGTCTGTAGCACTTGTTCAGCTATCGAGCGAGAGTTGCTGCTACCTCTTTAGAATCAACAAAATAGGCATTCCGCCTCGGCTACAAGGACTACTAGAGCGTGAAGACATACTCAAGGTGGGGCTAGACCTTTGCGGGGATCGGAGACAGCTGAGGAGGTTTTCGCCAGAGTTACATCCACAAGGCTTCGTAGACCTGCAGCGACTTACCCCCGCCTACGGCATCCATGACTTGGGTCTGCAGAAGATCTATGCGATACTCTTCGGGGAGAAGATTAGCAAGCGAGCCCAGCTGACCAATTGGGAGGCGGCTACGCTAACGCCTGCACAGCAGAGCTACGCAGCACTCGACGCATACGCTTGTCTCCGCATCTATCATCGTCTAGAGTCGGAGCCGATGCCACTGCTGCACCACTTCGGGCTATGCCCTGAGCAGCCTTCCTAA
- a CDS encoding class I SAM-dependent rRNA methyltransferase, with product MYQLYLKPHREEPLLRHHPWVFSGALQRTKESIPLGSTVTIFNHDGSQQLGQGVYEGGTIAVRMLTFGEEEIGEWRTFFTTRLSQAHQLRKTLLQSQDGRQTDCWRLCYGESDFIPGLVIDIYREVAVIQIHALSLYPLRQLIAEVLCELPELGVHYVYDKSVETLPAQTPSDWIMPNGYLGKAPSAEYDRTVQEYGYSFLPDWERGQKTGFFVDQRDNRRLVESYARGRNVLNICCYSGGFSVYALGGGAQRVVSIDSSARAISLCEESVAINFSSDSATLQRHEAVVADAFDYLSAIETGAYDLIVLDPPAFVKQRNHKQQGLGGYRRLNELALRAIARGGLLFTFSCSQAVTMEEFTLAVMTAATLAGREVRILKRLGQSPCHPINIFYPEGEYLKGLLLYVS from the coding sequence ATGTACCAGTTATACCTCAAGCCTCACCGTGAGGAGCCACTCCTCCGACATCATCCATGGGTCTTTTCGGGCGCACTGCAGCGCACCAAGGAGAGCATACCACTAGGATCGACAGTGACTATCTTCAACCACGATGGCTCGCAGCAATTGGGGCAGGGAGTCTACGAGGGCGGGACGATAGCCGTCCGCATGCTGACCTTTGGCGAGGAGGAGATAGGGGAGTGGCGCACATTCTTTACCACACGCCTAAGCCAAGCGCATCAGCTTCGCAAGACGCTCCTCCAGAGCCAAGATGGTAGGCAGACAGACTGCTGGCGCTTGTGTTATGGCGAGAGCGATTTCATACCTGGACTAGTCATTGACATCTACCGAGAGGTGGCTGTGATACAGATACATGCGCTGAGTCTCTACCCGCTACGTCAGTTGATCGCTGAGGTGCTGTGCGAGCTACCCGAGCTAGGCGTGCACTACGTCTACGACAAATCTGTCGAGACGCTCCCAGCGCAGACACCTAGCGACTGGATTATGCCAAATGGCTACCTAGGCAAGGCACCCTCGGCAGAGTACGATCGGACGGTGCAGGAGTACGGTTACAGCTTCTTGCCAGACTGGGAGCGGGGGCAGAAGACCGGCTTCTTCGTGGATCAGCGTGACAACAGACGTCTTGTCGAGTCGTACGCTCGGGGTCGCAACGTCCTCAACATCTGCTGCTACTCAGGGGGCTTCTCCGTCTATGCGCTCGGAGGGGGGGCTCAGCGTGTCGTCTCAATAGATAGCTCTGCACGAGCTATATCACTCTGCGAGGAGAGTGTCGCGATCAACTTCTCTTCTGACTCAGCGACGCTCCAGAGACACGAGGCGGTCGTGGCTGATGCTTTCGACTACCTATCTGCGATCGAGACGGGAGCCTACGATCTGATCGTCCTGGATCCACCTGCCTTTGTCAAGCAGCGCAACCATAAGCAGCAAGGTTTGGGCGGGTATCGCCGATTAAACGAATTAGCACTCAGAGCAATCGCTCGTGGTGGACTGCTCTTCACATTTAGCTGCTCGCAAGCCGTCACGATGGAGGAGTTTACCCTAGCAGTGATGACGGCTGCCACACTTGCGGGACGAGAGGTGCGCATCCTCAAGCGTTTGGGACAGAGTCCCTGTCATCCGATCAACATCTTTTACCCAGAGGGGGAGTATCTCAAGGGGCTGCTCCTCTATGTCTCTTGA
- a CDS encoding tetratricopeptide repeat protein, producing MPSKPKEPTSDLLSPQTTSAVAGGIDCEQLFALMTQQLTLVVDTRRSGKLYSLLQKELETPTDNLKYLQTEGLHWLHRAARHDSLPAIDYLVKLYQSHADRVAQTCLRRYLRQRVALRGNVEDLYALALHLTSPQTGLRKNYREASDCLRMAIQLGHPKSHLLLAQMYQRGLGVLRSHEQYLYHLETAAEAGLVEAQIALARAYAQGGLFVQMDRVEYWLTAAFRQDAPEACYLLGKLWYHQDGDCYSSRVVSLWERAAEAGIPEACYEIGRMLLTDPLQPDCRTEAIRYLCQAAQGGVFLANQLLYRHHYDASGRYIGMLRESLSEYVAEEQMLF from the coding sequence ATGCCCTCTAAGCCCAAAGAGCCTACCTCAGACCTACTATCGCCACAGACGACCAGTGCCGTGGCTGGTGGTATCGACTGCGAGCAGCTCTTTGCCTTGATGACGCAACAGCTCACGCTAGTCGTTGACACAAGACGCTCAGGCAAGCTTTATAGCCTTCTGCAGAAAGAGCTAGAGACCCCAACTGACAATCTTAAGTACCTTCAGACAGAGGGACTACACTGGCTACACCGTGCGGCTCGTCACGACTCGCTCCCAGCGATCGACTACCTTGTTAAGCTCTATCAGTCGCATGCTGACAGGGTTGCGCAAACCTGTCTGAGACGCTACCTGCGCCAGAGGGTCGCATTGCGGGGAAATGTGGAGGATCTCTATGCTCTGGCACTACACTTGACAAGCCCGCAGACGGGACTGAGGAAGAACTACCGAGAGGCGAGCGACTGCCTGCGCATGGCTATACAGCTAGGGCATCCGAAGTCTCATCTCCTCTTAGCGCAAATGTATCAGCGTGGCTTGGGCGTGCTGCGTAGTCACGAGCAGTATCTCTATCATCTAGAGACGGCTGCCGAAGCGGGGCTTGTGGAGGCGCAGATAGCACTTGCTAGGGCTTATGCGCAGGGTGGGCTCTTCGTCCAGATGGATCGGGTGGAGTACTGGCTCACGGCAGCCTTTAGGCAAGATGCTCCCGAAGCGTGTTACCTGCTAGGCAAGCTGTGGTATCATCAAGATGGAGACTGCTATAGCTCTCGTGTCGTCTCCTTGTGGGAGCGAGCCGCTGAGGCGGGGATCCCCGAGGCGTGCTATGAGATAGGGCGGATGCTCCTGACAGATCCGCTACAACCCGATTGCCGTACGGAGGCTATCCGCTACTTGTGCCAGGCAGCGCAGGGCGGTGTCTTTCTGGCGAATCAGCTACTCTATAGACATCATTACGACGCTAGTGGACGCTACATCGGTATGCTTCGTGAGTCGCTCTCGGAGTATGTCGCTGAGGAGCAGATGCTCTTTTGA
- a CDS encoding OsmC family protein, translating into MKTHLVKQGAYLSQIDNQRGSSVTVDLPVASGGTAQGPTAFELLAMSLNGCIATIFTTMAEKKRLTIEHLEIDLEAKTTEGEMDAIDYTLRVKTTATDQELEKCLELTEKVCPVGRLFHRAGVPFTHRIERL; encoded by the coding sequence ATGAAAACGCACTTAGTCAAGCAGGGAGCTTATCTCTCGCAAATCGATAATCAACGAGGAAGTAGCGTAACGGTAGACCTCCCAGTCGCCTCTGGCGGTACGGCACAAGGACCTACTGCCTTCGAGCTCCTCGCCATGTCGCTCAATGGTTGCATCGCAACGATCTTTACTACGATGGCTGAGAAGAAGCGTCTTACCATCGAGCATCTAGAGATAGATCTAGAAGCGAAAACGACAGAGGGCGAGATGGACGCGATCGACTACACGCTACGAGTCAAGACGACCGCCACGGATCAGGAGCTGGAGAAGTGCCTCGAGCTGACAGAGAAGGTCTGCCCCGTAGGGCGACTCTTCCACCGTGCTGGCGTCCCTTTCACCCATCGCATCGAGCGACTATAA
- a CDS encoding adenosylcobalamin-dependent ribonucleoside-diphosphate reductase, with the protein MKQKTYSFDEAYQATLEYFGGDELAAKVWVTKYALKDSYGNIYEQTPRDMHQRIARELVRIEHNYPNPLSESELIDLMDHFRYIVPQGSPMTGIGNNYQIASLSNCFVIGLDGEPDSYGGIIRIDEEQVQLMKRRGGVGHDLSHIRPKGSPVKNSALTSTGLVPFMERYSNSTREVAQDGRRGALMLTVSINHPDSESFIDAKMTEGKVTGANVSVRIDDAFMQAVVEDKEYVQTYPIHSKEPKFTRTIQARQLWDKIIYNAWRSAEPGVLFWDTIIRESVPDCYADLGFKTISTNPCGEIPLCPYDSCRLLAINLYSYVRNPFTAEASFDFDLFREHVAKALRIMDDIIDLEAEKIDAILMKIASDTETEEVKAAERELWRKIKRKTLLGRRTGVGITAEGDMLAAMGMRYGSDEAISFAEEVQKTLCLSAYASSVELAKERGAFDLYDTEREKDNPFIQRVAKADPKLYEEMKKFGRRNIAMLTIAPTGSTSLMTQTSSGIEPVFMPVYKRRRKVNPNDKNVKVDYTDETGDTFEEYTVYHHNFLTWMKTNGYDSEKNYSHEELQELVAKSPYHKATANDVDWVAKVKMQGRIQQWVDHSISVTINLPSDISQEMVATLYIEAWKAGCKGCTVYREGSRSGVLISEEQQKKEKQAKAEQEAAAEIPVEPTSMPQAVHKRPKVLEADIVRFQNNKEKWIAFVGLLDGKPYEVFTGIADDDEGIMLPKSVTKGKIIRSYDEDGTKHYDFQFHNKRGFKTTVEGLDTKFNPEYWNYAKLISGVLRYQMPIDQVINLVQGMELNDESINTWKNGVARALKSYLPSGTAVSAACSNCGQHTLVYQEGCLICTNCGSSKCG; encoded by the coding sequence GTGAAGCAAAAGACATATTCCTTTGATGAGGCTTATCAAGCCACGTTAGAGTACTTCGGTGGTGACGAGCTGGCCGCCAAAGTGTGGGTGACCAAGTACGCCCTCAAGGACAGCTACGGCAACATCTACGAGCAGACCCCTCGTGACATGCATCAGCGCATAGCACGGGAGCTGGTCCGCATAGAGCACAACTACCCCAACCCGCTCTCTGAGAGTGAGCTGATAGATCTGATGGATCACTTCCGCTATATCGTGCCTCAGGGCAGCCCGATGACCGGCATTGGCAATAACTACCAGATCGCCTCCCTCTCAAACTGCTTTGTCATCGGCCTAGATGGTGAGCCAGACTCATATGGTGGCATCATCCGCATCGACGAGGAGCAGGTACAGCTGATGAAGCGCCGTGGTGGCGTGGGACACGACCTGTCGCACATCCGTCCTAAGGGTTCGCCCGTCAAGAACTCAGCCCTCACCTCTACGGGCTTGGTGCCCTTTATGGAGCGTTACTCCAACTCGACGCGTGAGGTAGCGCAAGATGGTCGTCGTGGTGCGCTCATGCTCACGGTATCGATCAATCACCCTGACAGCGAGTCCTTTATCGACGCTAAGATGACCGAGGGTAAGGTGACAGGTGCCAACGTCTCAGTACGCATCGACGATGCCTTTATGCAGGCAGTCGTGGAGGACAAAGAGTATGTACAGACCTATCCTATACACTCGAAGGAGCCTAAGTTCACCCGCACCATTCAGGCACGCCAGCTGTGGGACAAGATCATCTACAACGCTTGGCGGAGTGCTGAGCCTGGAGTGCTCTTTTGGGACACGATCATCCGTGAGTCTGTGCCCGACTGCTACGCTGATCTAGGCTTCAAGACTATCTCGACCAACCCTTGCGGTGAGATACCTCTCTGCCCGTACGATAGTTGCCGTCTGCTGGCGATCAACCTCTACAGCTACGTGCGCAACCCCTTTACGGCAGAGGCTTCGTTTGACTTTGATCTCTTCCGTGAGCATGTTGCTAAGGCTCTCCGCATCATGGACGACATCATTGACCTAGAGGCGGAGAAGATCGATGCGATCCTCATGAAGATCGCCTCAGACACAGAGACCGAAGAGGTCAAAGCAGCGGAGCGTGAGCTATGGCGCAAGATCAAGCGCAAGACCCTCCTCGGACGTCGTACGGGCGTCGGCATCACGGCCGAGGGCGATATGCTCGCAGCTATGGGCATGCGCTACGGTTCGGACGAGGCTATCAGCTTTGCAGAGGAGGTGCAGAAGACGCTCTGTCTATCAGCCTATGCAAGTTCAGTAGAGCTGGCTAAGGAGCGCGGAGCCTTTGACCTCTATGACACAGAGCGTGAGAAGGACAACCCCTTTATCCAGCGCGTTGCCAAGGCTGATCCGAAGCTCTATGAGGAGATGAAGAAGTTCGGCCGTCGTAATATAGCGATGCTGACCATCGCTCCTACGGGTTCGACGAGCCTTATGACGCAGACTTCGTCAGGTATCGAGCCGGTCTTCATGCCTGTCTACAAGCGCAGACGCAAGGTCAATCCTAATGACAAGAACGTCAAGGTGGACTACACCGACGAGACGGGCGACACCTTTGAGGAGTACACGGTCTACCACCACAACTTCCTCACCTGGATGAAGACCAACGGCTACGACTCCGAGAAGAACTATTCGCACGAAGAGCTACAAGAGCTGGTCGCTAAGTCGCCCTATCACAAGGCTACCGCCAACGATGTGGACTGGGTCGCCAAAGTCAAGATGCAGGGTCGCATACAGCAATGGGTGGATCACAGCATTAGCGTGACGATCAACCTCCCCTCGGACATCTCTCAGGAGATGGTGGCTACGCTTTACATTGAGGCGTGGAAGGCTGGCTGCAAGGGCTGCACCGTATACCGTGAGGGCTCTCGCTCAGGTGTGCTCATCTCGGAGGAGCAGCAGAAGAAAGAGAAGCAAGCCAAGGCTGAGCAAGAGGCCGCTGCGGAGATCCCCGTAGAGCCTACATCTATGCCTCAGGCTGTACACAAGCGTCCCAAGGTTCTAGAGGCTGACATCGTACGCTTCCAAAACAATAAGGAGAAGTGGATCGCCTTCGTCGGTTTGCTCGACGGTAAGCCTTACGAGGTCTTCACAGGTATCGCAGACGATGACGAGGGTATCATGCTCCCCAAGAGCGTGACGAAGGGTAAGATCATCCGCAGCTACGACGAGGATGGCACGAAGCACTACGACTTCCAGTTTCACAACAAGCGTGGCTTCAAGACCACGGTAGAGGGTCTAGACACGAAGTTCAACCCCGAGTACTGGAACTACGCCAAGCTCATCTCAGGCGTCCTCCGCTACCAGATGCCGATAGACCAGGTCATCAACCTTGTCCAGGGCATGGAGCTCAACGATGAGAGCATCAACACCTGGAAGAACGGTGTGGCTCGCGCTCTCAAGAGCTACCTTCCTAGCGGTACAGCCGTATCTGCCGCCTGCTCTAACTGCGGACAGCACACGCTGGTCTATCAGGAGGGTTGCCTCATCTGCACCAACTGCGGCTCCTCAAAGTGTGGCTAG
- a CDS encoding DUF4252 domain-containing protein translates to MKRISLPLLSKLVAMLLVLTVTLGAMAQTSSFKYVDAKALPTAADGVQIFSFNENMLDMIPMESITKMIKEDSNSSVMASLKTLLKKLKSFDVYIASTPETIDKLQKAFAPMLTPGLHRSIKPLLTVNQSEDNLKVQIVSRESGIWCWRKCPELLISVQDGDEYYVVGLTGDFTPKDIQKLVSSAFPSDK, encoded by the coding sequence ATGAAACGAATCTCTTTACCCCTGTTGTCTAAACTGGTTGCTATGCTACTGGTGCTGACCGTAACGCTAGGTGCTATGGCACAGACTAGCTCCTTCAAGTATGTAGATGCCAAGGCGCTACCCACGGCTGCGGATGGTGTGCAGATCTTCTCCTTCAATGAAAACATGCTGGATATGATCCCTATGGAGAGTATCACGAAGATGATCAAGGAAGATAGTAACTCCTCTGTCATGGCTAGCCTCAAGACGCTCCTCAAGAAGCTGAAGTCTTTCGACGTATACATCGCCTCAACGCCTGAGACTATCGACAAGCTGCAGAAGGCGTTTGCCCCGATGCTGACACCTGGACTGCATCGCTCTATCAAGCCACTGCTTACGGTCAACCAATCAGAAGATAATCTCAAGGTGCAGATCGTCTCTCGAGAGTCTGGCATCTGGTGCTGGCGCAAGTGTCCAGAGCTACTCATCTCTGTCCAGGATGGAGATGAGTACTATGTAGTCGGTCTGACGGGTGACTTTACTCCGAAGGACATCCAGAAGCTCGTCTCCTCAGCTTTTCCCTCAGACAAGTAA
- a CDS encoding universal stress protein produces MPQDKDQSKLVTVAIHTYEKAQILQSLLQSQGIPATLHNVNTVQPVFSTGVRVRIAERDLPRALAYIEDLKWDLDEAYDVLQEKTELANESPDTAHVAAYKGYVLIPVDFSSYTDKIVKLGFHFAARRQLHVLLMHIYTGTLPQMNFPYGDFTALLPQIQAASQQEAKRAEQQMNELTKEIDAKMAEGTLPEVTYRTTIRDGIPADEILRYAKRNLPAIIIMGTRGKTEDSDYIVGSVAAEIIDRAQAPVLVVPERVSIDDLMQVKHVGVATSFDQRDLVLFNQMMQLMAPLEPEYRLFNVSRSEGKWGDVQLQAIQEYNKQQYPNAHIEWTKLSEGELYAALDNFVTEHQIELIVVNTYKRRVLAKLFNPTMARRMLFHAGTPILVMHSNSSQ; encoded by the coding sequence ATGCCACAAGACAAAGACCAGTCCAAGCTGGTGACTGTAGCTATACACACCTACGAGAAGGCGCAGATACTCCAGAGCCTACTCCAAAGCCAAGGGATACCAGCTACACTACACAACGTAAATACAGTACAGCCTGTCTTCTCAACGGGCGTACGTGTGCGCATCGCAGAGCGTGACCTACCTCGGGCACTAGCCTATATAGAGGATCTCAAGTGGGATCTAGACGAGGCATACGATGTCCTACAGGAGAAGACAGAGCTAGCTAACGAATCGCCAGATACAGCTCACGTCGCTGCATACAAAGGATATGTCCTCATCCCTGTCGACTTCAGCAGCTATACGGACAAGATAGTCAAGCTGGGCTTTCACTTTGCAGCACGCCGCCAGCTACACGTACTACTCATGCACATATATACGGGTACGCTGCCACAGATGAACTTTCCCTATGGCGACTTCACGGCACTCCTACCTCAAATCCAAGCAGCTTCTCAACAAGAGGCAAAAAGAGCTGAGCAGCAGATGAACGAGCTGACCAAGGAGATCGATGCCAAGATGGCTGAGGGGACCCTCCCAGAGGTCACCTACCGCACCACCATCCGTGACGGCATACCAGCCGATGAGATACTACGCTACGCTAAGCGCAACCTCCCAGCCATCATCATCATGGGTACACGAGGCAAGACCGAAGATAGTGACTATATCGTCGGTAGTGTCGCAGCCGAGATCATTGATCGCGCACAGGCTCCCGTACTGGTCGTACCCGAGCGGGTCTCTATAGATGACCTCATGCAGGTCAAGCATGTAGGCGTAGCCACCAGTTTCGACCAGAGAGACTTGGTACTCTTTAATCAGATGATGCAGCTGATGGCTCCCCTAGAGCCTGAGTATAGACTCTTTAATGTGTCACGCTCTGAGGGCAAGTGGGGAGACGTACAGCTACAAGCTATACAAGAGTACAATAAGCAGCAGTACCCCAATGCGCATATCGAGTGGACCAAGCTTAGCGAGGGTGAGCTATATGCCGCTCTTGATAATTTCGTCACAGAGCATCAAATCGAGCTCATCGTGGTCAATACCTACAAGCGCCGTGTACTCGCCAAGCTCTTCAATCCGACGATGGCACGACGTATGCTCTTTCACGCAGGGACGCCTATCCTCGTGATGCACAGCAACTCATCACAATAG
- a CDS encoding DNA-binding protein, translating to MAKETISFNELRRIKDSLPDGSMHKIAEQLGLRVDTVRNYFGGANYEEGRGAGVHIEAGPDGGVVVIDDNTILNQARTIIGEEPVL from the coding sequence ATGGCAAAGGAAACAATCTCATTCAACGAACTGCGTCGCATCAAGGATAGCCTACCCGATGGCTCTATGCACAAGATCGCAGAGCAGCTAGGTCTCCGCGTAGATACTGTCAGAAACTACTTCGGAGGAGCCAACTACGAGGAGGGCCGTGGTGCAGGAGTGCACATCGAGGCAGGTCCCGATGGTGGGGTCGTGGTCATCGATGACAACACCATCCTCAATCAGGCACGTACCATCATAGGAGAGGAGCCTGTCCTCTAA